A single genomic interval of Lathyrus oleraceus cultivar Zhongwan6 chromosome 7, CAAS_Psat_ZW6_1.0, whole genome shotgun sequence harbors:
- the LOC127105996 gene encoding uncharacterized protein LOC127105996 isoform X38: MVKSHSNKLKMAPTLALQFLSLALFFFTNGQGIRDIKTDLQDHNYKTIGEVKQSNPNYKTIDEAKQSSYNYKIIDEVKQPNYKIANEVKKLNYNYKTADEAKQPSYIYKIADEAKQPSYIYKIADEAKQSNYVYNTVDEDKHPSYIYKTADEAKQPSYIYKTADEAKQPSYIYKTSDEAKQPSYTYKTADEAKQPSYIYKTADEAKQPTYIYKTADEAKQPSYIYKTANEIEQPSYTYKTIDEPKQPSYTYKTADEAKQPGYIYKTADEAKQPSYIYKTSDEAKQPSYTYKTVDEAKQPSYIYKTADEAKQPSYIYKTADEAKQPSYIYKTADEAKQPSYIYKTADEAKQPSYIYKTANEIEQPSYTYKTIDEPKQPSYIYKTADEAKQPSYIYKTADEAKQPNYIYKTANETEQPSYTYNTIDEAKQPSYIYKTADEVKQPSYIYKTTDKTKQPNYIYKTTDETKQLNYNYKTVDETKQSNYNHKTVDEAKQPSYIYKTVGEAKQSNYYYKTTDEAKQPNYIYKTVDDAKQPNYIYKTVDQSKQPIYIYKTSYEAKQPSYIYKTTDEDKQPSYIYKITDKAKQPSYIYKTNDEAKHPSYIYKTYKTTSEAKHPSYNYKSINEAKHPNYHYKTTSEAKQPSYNYKTTNEAKQPSYNYKTTDEAKQLSYNYKTTDEAKQPSYNYKTIDDAKQPNYNYKTTDEVKQPNYNYETTDEVKHPSYNYKTTDETKHPNYNYKTIDEVKQLNYIYKTTDEAKQTNYNYKTTDEGKQLNYHYKANTYDPKDPFSSNSKDPTSINFDHAEAFKIGFFNLDDLYVGNVMTLQFQVQEVPDFLPREEADSIPLSISQLPNVLQLLSLREDSPQAKSMRETLEQCEAEAIAGETKICANSVESMYEFVDTIIGSKTKHTVLTTNNPSPSAIPLQKYTILKISRDIDAPKWVSCHPQSYPYAIYYCHYIATRTRVFKVSLVGDENGDKMEALGMCHLDTSDWNPNYMVFKKLGVKPGKNTPVCHFFPINHLLWLPLESTKATM, encoded by the exons AATGGACAAGGTATCAGAGACATAAAGACAGATCTGCAAGATCATAATTATAAGACTATCGGTGAAGTCAAACAGTCCAATCCTAATTATAAGACTATCGATGAAGCCAAACAGTCCAGTTACAACTACAAGATTATCGATGAAGTCAAACAACCCAACTACAAGATTGCCAATGAAGTCAAAAAACTCAATTACAACTACAAGACCGCCGATGAAGCCAAACAGCCCAGTTACATCTACAAGATCGCCGATGAAGCCAAACAGCCCAGTTACATCTACAAGATCGCCGATGAGGCCAAACAGTCCAATTACGTCTACAACACCGTTGATGAGGACAAACACCCCAGCTACATATACAAGACCGCCGATGAAGCCAAACAACCCAGTTACATCTACAAGACCGCCGATGAGGCCAAACAACCCAGTTACATCTACAAGACTTCTGATGAGGCCAAACAACCCAGTTACACCTACAAGACCGCCGATGAGGCCAAACAACCTAGTTACATCTACAAGACTGCCGATGAGGCCAAACAACCCACTTACATCTACAAGACCGCCGATGAGGCCAAACAACCCAGTTACATCTACAAGACCGCTAACGAGATAGAACAACCAAGTTACACCTACAAGACCATCGATGAGCCCAAACAACCCAGTTACACCTACAAGACCGCCGATGAGGCCAAACAACCCGGTTACATCTACAAGACCGCCGATGAGGCCAAACAACCCAGTTACATCTACAAGACTTCTGATGAGGCCAAACAACCCAGTTACACCTACAAGACCGTCGATGAGGCCAAACAACCTAGTTACATCTACAAGACTGCCGATGAGGCCAAACAACCCAGTTACATCTACAAGACCGCCGATGAGGCCAAACAACCCAGTTACAT CTACAAGACCGCCGATGAGGCCAAACAAC CCAGTTACATCTACAAGACCGCCGATGAGGCCAAACAACCCAGTTACATCTACAAGACCGCTAACGAGATAGAACAACCAAGTTACACCTACAAGACCATCGATGAGCCCAAACAACCCAGTTACATCTACAAGACCGCTGATGAGGCCAAACAACCCAGTTACATCTACAAGACCGCCGATGAGGCCAAACAACCCAATTACATCTACAAGACCGCCAACGAGACAGAACAACCAAGTTACACCTACAACACCATCGATGAGGCTAAACAACCCAGTTACATATACAAGACTGCTGATGAGGTCAAACAACCCAGTTACATCTATAAGACCACTGATAAGACCAAACAACCCAATTACATCTACAAGACCACCGATGAAACCAAACAACTCAATTACAACTACAAGACTGTCGATGAAACCAAACAGTCCAATTACAACCATAAGACTGTCGATGAGGCCAAACAACCCAGTTACATCTACAAGACCGTCGGTGAAGCCAAACAGTCAAATTACTACTATAAGACTACCGATGAAGCCAAACAGCCTAATTACATCTACAAGACCGTCGATGACGCCAAACAACCCAATTACATCTACAAAACCGTCGATCAGTCCAAACAACCCATTTACATCTACAAGACCTCATATGAGGCCAAACAGCCTAGTTACATCTACAAGACCACTGATGAGGACAAACAACCCAGTTACATCTATAAGATCACCGATAAGGCCAAACAACCCAGTTACATCTACAAGACCAACGATGAGGCCAAACATCCCAGTTACATTTACAAGACCTATAAGACCACCAGTGAAGCCAAACACCCCAGCTACAACTACAAGAGCATCAACGAAGCCAAACACCCCAACTACCACTACAAGACCACCAGTGAAGCCAAACAACCCAGCTACAACTACAAGACCACCAATGAAGCCAAACAACCCAGCTACAACTACAAGACCACCGATGAAGCCAAACAACTCAGCTACAACTACAAGACCACCGATGAAGCCAAACAACCCAGCTACAACTACAAGACCATTGATGATGCCAAACAACCAAACTACAACTACAAGACCACCGATGAAGTCAAACAACCCAACTACAACTACGAGACCACCGATGAAGTCAAACATCCCAGTTACAACTACAAGACCACCGATGAAACCAAACACCCCAATTACAACTACAAGACCATCGATGAAGTCAAGCAGCTCAATTACATCTACAAGACTACCGATGAAGCCAAACAAACCAATTATAATTATAAGACTACTGATGAAGGCAAACAACTTAATTATCATTACAAGGCTAATACCTATGATCCAAAAGACCCTTTTTCTTCCAACTCAAAAGATCCTACTTCAATTAACTTTGATCATGCAGAAGCTTTTAAGATAGGATTTTTCAATTTGGATGATCTTTATGTTGGAAATGTGATGACCCTCCAATTTCAAGTCCAAGAGGTTCCTGATTTCCTTCCAAGAGAAGAGGCTGACTCAATTCCTCTCTCAATTTCACAACTCCCAAATGTTCTCCAACTCTTATCACTCCGTGAAGATTCTCCTCAAGCAAAATCAATGAGAGAAACACTTGAGCAATGTGAAGCAGAAGCAATAGCAGGGGAGACTAAGATATGCGCCAACTCTGTAGAGTCCATGTATGAATTTGTTGACACAATAATTGGTTCAAAAACCAAACATACTGTTCTTACTACCAATAACCCATCCCCCTCAGCCATCCCTCTTCAGAAATACACCATTTTAAAAATATCACGTGACATTGATGCTCCTAAATGGGTATCTTGCCATCCCCAATCATATCCATATGCCATTTACTATTGCCACTACATAGCTACAAGAACTAGAGTGTTCAAGGTCTCACTGGTTGGTGATGAGAATGGAGATAAAATGGAAGCTTTGGGCATGTGCCATTTGGATACATCTGATTGGAACCCAAATTATATGGTATTCAAGAAATTAGGAGTCAAGCCAGGAAAGAATACACCAGTGTGTCACTTCTTTCCTATAAATCATCTTTTGTGGCTTCCGTTGGAGTCTACAAAAGCCACCATGTGA
- the LOC127105996 gene encoding uncharacterized protein LOC127105996 isoform X32, which yields MVKSHSNKLKMAPTLALQFLSLALFFFTNGQGIRDIKTDLQDHNYKTIGEVKQSNPNYKTIDEAKQSSYNYKIIDEVKQPNYKIANEVKKLNYNYKTADEAKQPSYIYKIADEAKQPSYIYKIADEAKQSNYVYNTVDEDKHPSYIYKTADEAKQPSYIYKTADEAKQPSYIYKTSDEAKQPSYTYKTADEAKQPSYIYKTADEAKQPTYIYKTADEAKQPSYIYKTANEIEQPSYTYKTIDEPKQPSYTYKTADEAKQPGYIYKTADEAKQPSYIYKTSDEAKQPSYTYKTVDEAKQPSYIYKTADEAKQPSYIYKTADEAKQPSYIYKTANEIEQPSYTYKTADEAKQPSYIYKTADEAKQPSYIYKTANEIEQPSYTYKTIDEPKQPSYIYKTADEAKQPSYIYKTADEAKQPNYIYKTANETEQPSYTYNTIDEAKQPSYIYKTADEVKQPSYIYKTTDKTKQPNYIYKTTDETKQLNYNYKTVDETKQSNYNHKTVDEAKQPSYIYKTVGEAKQSNYYYKTTDEAKQPNYIYKTVDDAKQPNYIYKTVDQSKQPIYIYKTSYEAKQPSYIYKTTDEDKQPSYIYKITDKAKQPSYIYKTNDEAKHPSYIYKTYKTTSEAKHPSYNYKSINEAKHPNYHYKTTSEAKQPSYNYKTTNEAKQPSYNYKTTDEAKQLSYNYKTTDEAKQPSYNYKTIDDAKQPNYNYKTTDEVKQPNYNYETTDEVKHPSYNYKTTDETKHPNYNYKTIDEVKQLNYIYKTTDEAKQTNYNYKTTDEGKQLNYHYKANTYDPKDPFSSNSKDPTSINFDHAEAFKIGFFNLDDLYVGNVMTLQFQVQEVPDFLPREEADSIPLSISQLPNVLQLLSLREDSPQAKSMRETLEQCEAEAIAGETKICANSVESMYEFVDTIIGSKTKHTVLTTNNPSPSAIPLQKYTILKISRDIDAPKWVSCHPQSYPYAIYYCHYIATRTRVFKVSLVGDENGDKMEALGMCHLDTSDWNPNYMVFKKLGVKPGKNTPVCHFFPINHLLWLPLESTKATM from the exons AATGGACAAGGTATCAGAGACATAAAGACAGATCTGCAAGATCATAATTATAAGACTATCGGTGAAGTCAAACAGTCCAATCCTAATTATAAGACTATCGATGAAGCCAAACAGTCCAGTTACAACTACAAGATTATCGATGAAGTCAAACAACCCAACTACAAGATTGCCAATGAAGTCAAAAAACTCAATTACAACTACAAGACCGCCGATGAAGCCAAACAGCCCAGTTACATCTACAAGATCGCCGATGAAGCCAAACAGCCCAGTTACATCTACAAGATCGCCGATGAGGCCAAACAGTCCAATTACGTCTACAACACCGTTGATGAGGACAAACACCCCAGCTACATATACAAGACCGCCGATGAAGCCAAACAACCCAGTTACATCTACAAGACCGCCGATGAGGCCAAACAACCCAGTTACATCTACAAGACTTCTGATGAGGCCAAACAACCCAGTTACACCTACAAGACCGCCGATGAGGCCAAACAACCTAGTTACATCTACAAGACTGCCGATGAGGCCAAACAACCCACTTACATCTACAAGACCGCCGATGAGGCCAAACAACCCAGTTACATCTACAAGACCGCTAACGAGATAGAACAACCAAGTTACACCTACAAGACCATCGATGAGCCCAAACAACCCAGTTACACCTACAAGACCGCCGATGAGGCCAAACAACCCGGTTACATCTACAAGACCGCCGATGAGGCCAAACAACCCAGTTACATCTACAAGACTTCTGATGAGGCCAAACAACCCAGTTACACCTACAAGACCGTCGATGAGGCCAAACAACCTAGTTACATCTACAAGACTGCCGATGAGGCCAAACAACCCAGTTACATCTACAAGACCGCCGATGAGGCCAAACAACCCAGTTACATCTACAAGACCGCTAACGAGATAGAACAACCAAGTTACAC CTACAAGACCGCCGATGAGGCCAAACAAC CCAGTTACATCTACAAGACCGCCGATGAGGCCAAACAACCCAGTTACATCTACAAGACCGCTAACGAGATAGAACAACCAAGTTACACCTACAAGACCATCGATGAGCCCAAACAACCCAGTTACATCTACAAGACCGCTGATGAGGCCAAACAACCCAGTTACATCTACAAGACCGCCGATGAGGCCAAACAACCCAATTACATCTACAAGACCGCCAACGAGACAGAACAACCAAGTTACACCTACAACACCATCGATGAGGCTAAACAACCCAGTTACATATACAAGACTGCTGATGAGGTCAAACAACCCAGTTACATCTATAAGACCACTGATAAGACCAAACAACCCAATTACATCTACAAGACCACCGATGAAACCAAACAACTCAATTACAACTACAAGACTGTCGATGAAACCAAACAGTCCAATTACAACCATAAGACTGTCGATGAGGCCAAACAACCCAGTTACATCTACAAGACCGTCGGTGAAGCCAAACAGTCAAATTACTACTATAAGACTACCGATGAAGCCAAACAGCCTAATTACATCTACAAGACCGTCGATGACGCCAAACAACCCAATTACATCTACAAAACCGTCGATCAGTCCAAACAACCCATTTACATCTACAAGACCTCATATGAGGCCAAACAGCCTAGTTACATCTACAAGACCACTGATGAGGACAAACAACCCAGTTACATCTATAAGATCACCGATAAGGCCAAACAACCCAGTTACATCTACAAGACCAACGATGAGGCCAAACATCCCAGTTACATTTACAAGACCTATAAGACCACCAGTGAAGCCAAACACCCCAGCTACAACTACAAGAGCATCAACGAAGCCAAACACCCCAACTACCACTACAAGACCACCAGTGAAGCCAAACAACCCAGCTACAACTACAAGACCACCAATGAAGCCAAACAACCCAGCTACAACTACAAGACCACCGATGAAGCCAAACAACTCAGCTACAACTACAAGACCACCGATGAAGCCAAACAACCCAGCTACAACTACAAGACCATTGATGATGCCAAACAACCAAACTACAACTACAAGACCACCGATGAAGTCAAACAACCCAACTACAACTACGAGACCACCGATGAAGTCAAACATCCCAGTTACAACTACAAGACCACCGATGAAACCAAACACCCCAATTACAACTACAAGACCATCGATGAAGTCAAGCAGCTCAATTACATCTACAAGACTACCGATGAAGCCAAACAAACCAATTATAATTATAAGACTACTGATGAAGGCAAACAACTTAATTATCATTACAAGGCTAATACCTATGATCCAAAAGACCCTTTTTCTTCCAACTCAAAAGATCCTACTTCAATTAACTTTGATCATGCAGAAGCTTTTAAGATAGGATTTTTCAATTTGGATGATCTTTATGTTGGAAATGTGATGACCCTCCAATTTCAAGTCCAAGAGGTTCCTGATTTCCTTCCAAGAGAAGAGGCTGACTCAATTCCTCTCTCAATTTCACAACTCCCAAATGTTCTCCAACTCTTATCACTCCGTGAAGATTCTCCTCAAGCAAAATCAATGAGAGAAACACTTGAGCAATGTGAAGCAGAAGCAATAGCAGGGGAGACTAAGATATGCGCCAACTCTGTAGAGTCCATGTATGAATTTGTTGACACAATAATTGGTTCAAAAACCAAACATACTGTTCTTACTACCAATAACCCATCCCCCTCAGCCATCCCTCTTCAGAAATACACCATTTTAAAAATATCACGTGACATTGATGCTCCTAAATGGGTATCTTGCCATCCCCAATCATATCCATATGCCATTTACTATTGCCACTACATAGCTACAAGAACTAGAGTGTTCAAGGTCTCACTGGTTGGTGATGAGAATGGAGATAAAATGGAAGCTTTGGGCATGTGCCATTTGGATACATCTGATTGGAACCCAAATTATATGGTATTCAAGAAATTAGGAGTCAAGCCAGGAAAGAATACACCAGTGTGTCACTTCTTTCCTATAAATCATCTTTTGTGGCTTCCGTTGGAGTCTACAAAAGCCACCATGTGA
- the LOC127105996 gene encoding uncharacterized protein LOC127105996 isoform X27 has protein sequence MVKSHSNKLKMAPTLALQFLSLALFFFTNGQGIRDIKTDLQDHNYKTIGEVKQSNPNYKTIDEAKQSSYNYKIIDEVKQPNYKIANEVKKLNYNYKTADEAKQPSYIYKIADEAKQPSYIYKIADEAKQSNYVYNTVDEDKHPSYIYKTADEAKQPSYIYKTADEAKQPSYIYKTSDEAKQPSYTYKTADEAKQPSYIYKTADEAKQPTYIYKTADEAKQPSYIYKTANEIEQPSYTYKTIDEPKQPSYTYKTADEAKQPGYIYKTADEAKQPSYIYKTSDEAKQPSYTYKTVDEAKQPSYIYKTADEAKQPSYIYKTADEAKQPSYIYKTANEIEQPSYTYKTADEAKQPSYIYKTADEAKQPSYIYKTADEAKQPSYIYKTANEIEQPSYTYKTIDEPKQPSYIYKTADEAKQPSYIYKTADEAKQPNYIYKTANETEQPSYTYNTIDEAKQPSYIYKTADEVKQPSYIYKTTDKTKQPNYIYKTTDETKQLNYNYKTVDETKQSNYNHKTVDEAKQPSYIYKTVGEAKQSNYYYKTTDEAKQPNYIYKTVDDAKQPNYIYKTVDQSKQPIYIYKTSYEAKQPSYIYKTTDEDKQPSYIYKITDKAKQPSYIYKTNDEAKHPSYIYKTYKTTSEAKHPSYNYKSINEAKHPNYHYKTTSEAKQPSYNYKTTNEAKQPSYNYKTTDEAKQLSYNYKTTDEAKQPSYNYKTIDDAKQPNYNYKTTDEVKQPNYNYETTDEVKHPSYNYKTTDETKHPNYNYKTIDEVKQLNYIYKTTDEAKQTNYNYKTTDEGKQLNYHYKANTYDPKDPFSSNSKDPTSINFDHAEAFKIGFFNLDDLYVGNVMTLQFQVQEVPDFLPREEADSIPLSISQLPNVLQLLSLREDSPQAKSMRETLEQCEAEAIAGETKICANSVESMYEFVDTIIGSKTKHTVLTTNNPSPSAIPLQKYTILKISRDIDAPKWVSCHPQSYPYAIYYCHYIATRTRVFKVSLVGDENGDKMEALGMCHLDTSDWNPNYMVFKKLGVKPGKNTPVCHFFPINHLLWLPLESTKATM, from the exons AATGGACAAGGTATCAGAGACATAAAGACAGATCTGCAAGATCATAATTATAAGACTATCGGTGAAGTCAAACAGTCCAATCCTAATTATAAGACTATCGATGAAGCCAAACAGTCCAGTTACAACTACAAGATTATCGATGAAGTCAAACAACCCAACTACAAGATTGCCAATGAAGTCAAAAAACTCAATTACAACTACAAGACCGCCGATGAAGCCAAACAGCCCAGTTACATCTACAAGATCGCCGATGAAGCCAAACAGCCCAGTTACATCTACAAGATCGCCGATGAGGCCAAACAGTCCAATTACGTCTACAACACCGTTGATGAGGACAAACACCCCAGCTACATATACAAGACCGCCGATGAAGCCAAACAACCCAGTTACATCTACAAGACCGCCGATGAGGCCAAACAACCCAGTTACATCTACAAGACTTCTGATGAGGCCAAACAACCCAGTTACACCTACAAGACCGCCGATGAGGCCAAACAACCTAGTTACATCTACAAGACTGCCGATGAGGCCAAACAACCCACTTACATCTACAAGACCGCCGATGAGGCCAAACAACCCAGTTACATCTACAAGACCGCTAACGAGATAGAACAACCAAGTTACACCTACAAGACCATCGATGAGCCCAAACAACCCAGTTACACCTACAAGACCGCCGATGAGGCCAAACAACCCGGTTACATCTACAAGACCGCCGATGAGGCCAAACAACCCAGTTACATCTACAAGACTTCTGATGAGGCCAAACAACCCAGTTACACCTACAAGACCGTCGATGAGGCCAAACAACCTAGTTACATCTACAAGACTGCCGATGAGGCCAAACAACCCAGTTACATCTACAAGACCGCCGATGAGGCCAAACAACCCAGTTACATCTACAAGACCGCTAACGAGATAGAACAACCAAGTTACAC CTACAAGACCGCCGATGAGGCCAAACAACCCAGTTACAT CTACAAGACCGCCGATGAGGCCAAACAAC CCAGTTACATCTACAAGACCGCCGATGAGGCCAAACAACCCAGTTACATCTACAAGACCGCTAACGAGATAGAACAACCAAGTTACACCTACAAGACCATCGATGAGCCCAAACAACCCAGTTACATCTACAAGACCGCTGATGAGGCCAAACAACCCAGTTACATCTACAAGACCGCCGATGAGGCCAAACAACCCAATTACATCTACAAGACCGCCAACGAGACAGAACAACCAAGTTACACCTACAACACCATCGATGAGGCTAAACAACCCAGTTACATATACAAGACTGCTGATGAGGTCAAACAACCCAGTTACATCTATAAGACCACTGATAAGACCAAACAACCCAATTACATCTACAAGACCACCGATGAAACCAAACAACTCAATTACAACTACAAGACTGTCGATGAAACCAAACAGTCCAATTACAACCATAAGACTGTCGATGAGGCCAAACAACCCAGTTACATCTACAAGACCGTCGGTGAAGCCAAACAGTCAAATTACTACTATAAGACTACCGATGAAGCCAAACAGCCTAATTACATCTACAAGACCGTCGATGACGCCAAACAACCCAATTACATCTACAAAACCGTCGATCAGTCCAAACAACCCATTTACATCTACAAGACCTCATATGAGGCCAAACAGCCTAGTTACATCTACAAGACCACTGATGAGGACAAACAACCCAGTTACATCTATAAGATCACCGATAAGGCCAAACAACCCAGTTACATCTACAAGACCAACGATGAGGCCAAACATCCCAGTTACATTTACAAGACCTATAAGACCACCAGTGAAGCCAAACACCCCAGCTACAACTACAAGAGCATCAACGAAGCCAAACACCCCAACTACCACTACAAGACCACCAGTGAAGCCAAACAACCCAGCTACAACTACAAGACCACCAATGAAGCCAAACAACCCAGCTACAACTACAAGACCACCGATGAAGCCAAACAACTCAGCTACAACTACAAGACCACCGATGAAGCCAAACAACCCAGCTACAACTACAAGACCATTGATGATGCCAAACAACCAAACTACAACTACAAGACCACCGATGAAGTCAAACAACCCAACTACAACTACGAGACCACCGATGAAGTCAAACATCCCAGTTACAACTACAAGACCACCGATGAAACCAAACACCCCAATTACAACTACAAGACCATCGATGAAGTCAAGCAGCTCAATTACATCTACAAGACTACCGATGAAGCCAAACAAACCAATTATAATTATAAGACTACTGATGAAGGCAAACAACTTAATTATCATTACAAGGCTAATACCTATGATCCAAAAGACCCTTTTTCTTCCAACTCAAAAGATCCTACTTCAATTAACTTTGATCATGCAGAAGCTTTTAAGATAGGATTTTTCAATTTGGATGATCTTTATGTTGGAAATGTGATGACCCTCCAATTTCAAGTCCAAGAGGTTCCTGATTTCCTTCCAAGAGAAGAGGCTGACTCAATTCCTCTCTCAATTTCACAACTCCCAAATGTTCTCCAACTCTTATCACTCCGTGAAGATTCTCCTCAAGCAAAATCAATGAGAGAAACACTTGAGCAATGTGAAGCAGAAGCAATAGCAGGGGAGACTAAGATATGCGCCAACTCTGTAGAGTCCATGTATGAATTTGTTGACACAATAATTGGTTCAAAAACCAAACATACTGTTCTTACTACCAATAACCCATCCCCCTCAGCCATCCCTCTTCAGAAATACACCATTTTAAAAATATCACGTGACATTGATGCTCCTAAATGGGTATCTTGCCATCCCCAATCATATCCATATGCCATTTACTATTGCCACTACATAGCTACAAGAACTAGAGTGTTCAAGGTCTCACTGGTTGGTGATGAGAATGGAGATAAAATGGAAGCTTTGGGCATGTGCCATTTGGATACATCTGATTGGAACCCAAATTATATGGTATTCAAGAAATTAGGAGTCAAGCCAGGAAAGAATACACCAGTGTGTCACTTCTTTCCTATAAATCATCTTTTGTGGCTTCCGTTGGAGTCTACAAAAGCCACCATGTGA